In Paraburkholderia phenazinium, the following are encoded in one genomic region:
- a CDS encoding SymE family type I addiction module toxin, protein MADANHKAVAPVTQRVLTISSQRRPRSMKIFAPSHIEFYEDLPPAPWIRFSGHWLEHAGFEINKRILVDAQRGRLVITPFK, encoded by the coding sequence ATGGCTGACGCCAATCATAAAGCAGTTGCGCCTGTTACCCAACGCGTCTTGACCATTTCGTCACAAAGACGCCCACGATCGATGAAAATTTTCGCACCGTCTCATATCGAGTTTTATGAAGACTTGCCGCCAGCGCCTTGGATTCGGTTTTCGGGGCATTGGCTTGAACACGCCGGATTCGAAATTAATAAACGAATCTTGGTGGATGCGCAAAGAGGTCGGTTAGTCATAACGCCGTTCAAATGA
- a CDS encoding HNH endonuclease → MTRVQLLVKICRLIGSAAVPTALGDGWPGDVTVALPDGEIRQIALHVSTVSPHNRREWEFRFQNPANRSPVAARAGAIPILLGLWEEDGHPTLLVATDGTSRIGREARFSVLFDTRVAGQARTTGWAVYQSGSGEKIYAFRPSMFPIFIAVLANGLEAPDLGSSIDDAISSAAIASGLIDDENDASATRVRRAAAVLVRHYAFSRNVLNAYGHRCAMCGIGAGLVVGAHINPVAAEGAPDAVWNGLALCHNHHAAFDAHHIWVDPETRNIVFNEEIARGLEEDPALGAFLDKTFPVLAEPALPQQSPRRAMLEARYEFFADRYDWL, encoded by the coding sequence ATGACGCGAGTACAGTTGCTAGTAAAAATTTGTCGACTTATTGGTAGCGCGGCGGTGCCTACGGCACTTGGTGACGGATGGCCGGGGGACGTCACGGTAGCGCTGCCGGACGGGGAGATCCGCCAAATCGCGTTGCATGTTTCAACGGTTAGTCCACACAACCGTAGGGAATGGGAATTTCGCTTTCAAAACCCCGCAAATCGCTCACCTGTAGCGGCTCGTGCCGGCGCTATTCCAATTCTGCTTGGTCTCTGGGAGGAAGATGGCCATCCGACACTGCTGGTCGCAACGGATGGCACGAGTCGAATTGGACGAGAAGCTCGCTTTTCGGTTTTATTTGACACTCGAGTGGCCGGTCAAGCTCGAACAACCGGGTGGGCAGTCTATCAGTCGGGGAGTGGGGAGAAAATATATGCTTTTCGACCGAGCATGTTTCCGATTTTCATCGCCGTGCTAGCCAATGGCTTGGAAGCACCAGACTTGGGTTCTAGCATTGACGACGCAATATCTAGTGCAGCCATTGCCTCCGGCTTAATCGATGACGAAAACGATGCTTCCGCGACGCGCGTCCGCAGGGCGGCCGCTGTGTTGGTTAGGCACTACGCGTTTTCTCGGAACGTTCTGAATGCGTATGGGCACCGCTGCGCGATGTGCGGGATTGGTGCGGGACTGGTCGTTGGCGCTCACATCAACCCGGTTGCAGCCGAGGGGGCACCGGATGCCGTGTGGAATGGTTTGGCGCTTTGCCATAATCATCATGCCGCTTTCGATGCACACCACATTTGGGTGGATCCAGAAACTCGGAATATCGTCTTCAATGAGGAAATCGCAAGAGGCCTTGAGGAAGATCCCGCTTTAGGTGCCTTCTTGGATAAAACGTTCCCGGTGTTGGCGGAGCCTGCGCTACCACAACAGTCACCGCGGCGCGCCATGCTAGAGGCAAGATACGAGTTTTTTGCTGATCGTTACGACTGGTTATAA
- a CDS encoding IS3 family transposase (programmed frameshift), with the protein MGKYSEETKLAVVEDYCSGTAGLKVVARRHDVNVASLRKWVAGYRSHGAAGVREKVRATYSLKFKLSVLRRMRDERLSYRQTAALFDIRNFNIIATWERNYDQGGLEALSPHASLRRKKMTKHQTTESRGSSKGDARRTRDELIKELDNLRMENAYPKKAQCLGSNDRAASAAQKTQIVIELRHQYPLAGLLKLAGLARSTFYYQQKALQVADKYADLKARIKTIFDRHKGRYGYRRITATIRQEGLAVNHKTIQRLMVDLRLKSCVRVKKYRAYKGEVGKIAPNVLERQFDAESPNQKWVTDVTEFNVRGEKLYLSPVLDLYNGEIVAYQMARRPLFDMVGTMLEKAFGRLKQSDKPILHSDQGWQYQMAVYRRLLENRSITQSMSRKGNCYDNAAMESFFGTLKAEFFYLNKFDSLDELEVGIKDYIRYYNNDRIKLKLQGMSPVKYRTQFGQA; encoded by the exons GTGGGCAAGTATTCGGAAGAGACGAAGCTCGCGGTCGTCGAGGATTATTGTTCGGGAACGGCGGGGCTCAAAGTCGTTGCTCGCCGCCACGACGTGAATGTTGCGTCACTACGCAAATGGGTGGCTGGTTATCGTTCGCATGGTGCTGCAGGCGTCAGGGAAAAGGTGCGGGCTACCTATAGCTTAAAATTCAAGCTGTCGGTGTTGCGACGCATGCGTGACGAGCGCCTTTCCTATCGGCAGACCGCCGCGCTGTTTGACATTCGCAACTTCAATATTATCGCTACATGGGAGCGCAACTACGATCAGGGCGGACTGGAGGCCTTGTCTCCGCACGCTTCCTTACGCCGCAAGAAGATGACAAAGCATCAGACCACAGAATCCCGGGGATCATCAAAGGGCGACGCCAGGCGCACTCGCGACGAATTGATAAAGGAACTGGACAATCTCCGCATGGAGAATGCCTATC CTAAAAAAGCTCAATGCCTTGGTTCAAACGACCGCGCAGCAAGCGCAGCGCAAAAAACACAAATCGTGATCGAGCTAAGGCACCAATACCCTCTTGCCGGTCTGCTCAAGCTAGCAGGCTTGGCGCGCAGCACTTTCTATTATCAACAGAAGGCGCTGCAGGTGGCCGACAAGTATGCTGACCTCAAGGCCCGGATCAAGACGATCTTCGACAGGCATAAAGGGCGATATGGCTACCGTCGCATCACCGCTACGATTCGGCAAGAGGGCCTCGCCGTCAACCACAAGACGATCCAGCGTCTAATGGTTGATTTGCGACTGAAGTCCTGCGTGCGAGTCAAGAAGTATCGCGCCTACAAGGGCGAGGTAGGAAAGATTGCGCCAAATGTTCTCGAACGTCAGTTCGATGCAGAATCGCCGAACCAGAAGTGGGTAACAGACGTGACCGAATTCAACGTTCGTGGGGAGAAGCTCTATCTCTCTCCAGTCCTTGACCTTTACAACGGTGAGATCGTTGCATACCAAATGGCACGACGTCCTTTGTTTGACATGGTAGGCACTATGCTGGAAAAAGCATTCGGGCGGCTCAAGCAGAGTGACAAGCCAATCTTACATTCCGACCAAGGCTGGCAATATCAGATGGCGGTGTACCGGCGCCTTCTTGAGAACCGTTCGATCACACAAAGCATGTCGCGCAAGGGCAACTGCTATGACAATGCCGCCATGGAGAGCTTCTTCGGCACCCTCAAAGCGGAGTTCTTTTACCTCAACAAATTTGATAGTCTTGACGAACTGGAGGTCGGCATAAAGGACTATATCCGGTACTACAACAATGACCGTATCAAGCTAAAACTGCAGGGCATGAGTCCCGTAAAATATCGAACTCAATTCGGTCAGGCGTAG
- a CDS encoding IS110 family transposase: MRVIGLDIHRTFAQVAILEDGKPQDHGRFNMDREAVLGFATKVLRRDDDVVVEATGNTAAIVRLLLPYVHRVVIANPLQVRAIAWAKVKTDKIDAATLARLHAAGFLPEVWMPTEEVELQRRVIAERTQLVSQMTRLKNRIQSILHANLLPRETGRIYSANGRTRLKLN, from the coding sequence ATGAGAGTAATTGGACTTGATATCCATCGCACATTCGCACAGGTAGCCATTCTTGAGGACGGCAAGCCACAGGATCATGGCCGCTTCAACATGGACCGCGAAGCGGTGCTTGGTTTTGCCACGAAGGTATTGCGCCGGGATGATGACGTCGTCGTTGAAGCCACCGGCAACACCGCGGCTATCGTCCGTCTGCTGCTGCCCTACGTACATCGGGTTGTAATCGCGAATCCACTCCAGGTCCGTGCCATTGCGTGGGCGAAGGTTAAGACAGACAAGATCGATGCCGCCACCCTCGCACGCCTGCACGCTGCCGGGTTCCTGCCCGAGGTGTGGATGCCAACGGAGGAAGTAGAACTGCAGAGGCGCGTCATCGCGGAACGCACGCAACTCGTCTCACAAATGACGCGACTGAAGAATCGCATCCAGTCGATTCTCCATGCAAATCTTCTGCCCAGAGAGACTGGGCGCATCTACAGTGCAAATGGACGGACGCGCCTCAAGTTGAACTGA
- a CDS encoding transposase domain-containing protein, translating into MFAKRRKLAGNTTTTDSRSQRIRASRRGGQLTTRARSSLSNAGLPERHAPDAPIPEPARYAASRRRARRAARTNSMPGNNWVENQIRPWAIGRANWLFAGSLRAGQRAAAIMSLIRSAQLNGHDPHAYLKDILTRLPTHKASDISALLPHRWRPPVIVN; encoded by the coding sequence GTGTTTGCAAAACGCCGGAAGCTCGCGGGCAACACGACAACTACGGATTCGCGCTCGCAGCGCATCCGGGCAAGTCGAAGGGGTGGCCAGTTAACAACCCGAGCTCGCAGCTCATTGTCTAATGCCGGCCTGCCCGAAAGACATGCTCCCGACGCCCCTATCCCGGAACCTGCACGATACGCCGCATCTCGGCGCCGTGCGCGCCGGGCGGCGCGCACGAATAGCATGCCAGGTAACAATTGGGTCGAAAACCAGATCCGCCCATGGGCCATCGGAAGGGCCAACTGGTTGTTCGCCGGCTCGCTACGAGCAGGCCAACGTGCTGCCGCCATCATGAGCCTGATACGCTCGGCCCAACTCAACGGCCACGACCCGCACGCCTATCTGAAAGACATCCTCACGCGGCTGCCGACCCACAAGGCCAGCGACATCTCGGCATTGCTGCCGCATCGCTGGCGTCCGCCTGTGATAGTCAACTAG
- a CDS encoding type VI secretion system Vgr family protein, which translates to MDTQNIIGAIRGGLSQQDRLLKLDTPAGNNVLLPQRAIGRSRIGRDFTWTIDVVSTSGDVQLKTLIAQPVTLWVQQADRSYHPHHAYTHTARRLGTDGGLTSYQLSCASWMHFLHFRRDQKYWQDKPADQIIADVFNQHPQAQGMFRFVLSQPLPSRSYCRQDETDWNFVHRLLESEGLYGFWQQADDGKSHTLMITDRLQTLPALSPEQVKFYRAGTGSETDALVQWAGTRTLQSALLTTRTFDYKNPSTPSNPKATNIPTMANQGELPSQMEVYEYTGGYTYPEQTRGDHLSKIRMEEWESQAKRFEGEGGLRAIDAGMRFTITDHPEHDQDAAAEREFATIEVVWTILNNLPLSGHETNYPHSLSRELKQAQAADSGGTFKVANADGSTGFYRVEIEAQRTTVPYRSPFEHHKPDAKLETAIVVGPKGAEAYTDELNRIKVMFVWDRINQGDERASCWVRVAQSDTGDGYGSVHMPRAGEELLIGYVGNDIDRPIALYRVYNGAAQPQWHSNGLLSGFRSKEFSGDGFNHLALDDSTGQNRMQLYSSSANSQLHLGYLINQSGNSRGNFLGSGFDLSSDAYGALRAGQGLYVSTHPLSSQPLDARQASSQLVGSEGMLDASSQASEASQAESLKDGYDSLKSFTDATQYSASGATGSGGVTAGGGTGNANAFSQPVMLFAAPAGIALSTQKSAHIGTDQHINLVSGQSTHIATGKSLIASAGQKLSLFVQNAGMKLFAAKGKVEVQARADNVELSAQKSLLLASVTEKVVMAAKDEVLLTSGGGYIRIKDGNIEIHAPGKLDFKGSQHSFAGPVSEPYPLTPFEPPYQRQYVLKSEKDGAPMIQHAYQLKLASGRTLSGHTNDLGETVPVYTPNAQGVNLKAFEQDKQDVKPWKYAGGGQPDIWADYLKDVGDGHA; encoded by the coding sequence ATGGATACCCAGAACATAATCGGAGCAATCAGGGGAGGTCTTTCACAACAGGACCGCCTGCTTAAACTGGATACGCCGGCGGGCAATAATGTCCTGCTGCCACAGCGGGCCATCGGACGCTCGCGCATCGGGCGCGACTTCACGTGGACGATCGATGTCGTGTCCACGTCCGGCGACGTCCAGCTGAAAACGCTGATCGCCCAGCCGGTCACGCTCTGGGTCCAGCAGGCGGACCGCTCCTATCACCCGCACCATGCTTATACGCACACGGCGCGCCGGCTTGGCACCGATGGTGGTTTGACTTCATACCAGCTCTCTTGCGCCTCATGGATGCACTTCCTGCACTTCCGACGCGACCAGAAGTACTGGCAGGACAAGCCGGCCGACCAGATCATCGCGGATGTTTTCAACCAGCACCCGCAGGCGCAGGGGATGTTCCGCTTCGTCCTCTCCCAGCCATTACCCTCACGCTCGTACTGCCGTCAGGATGAGACCGACTGGAACTTCGTGCACCGGTTGTTAGAGTCGGAGGGCCTGTACGGCTTCTGGCAGCAGGCCGATGATGGCAAGTCGCACACACTGATGATCACCGACCGTCTCCAGACCCTACCAGCGCTGTCGCCGGAACAGGTGAAGTTCTATCGCGCGGGAACAGGCAGTGAAACGGATGCGCTGGTTCAATGGGCGGGCACGCGCACGCTGCAATCGGCGCTACTGACGACGCGCACCTTCGATTATAAAAACCCGTCGACGCCATCCAATCCGAAGGCGACGAATATTCCGACGATGGCGAATCAGGGTGAGCTGCCGTCCCAGATGGAGGTGTACGAATACACGGGCGGCTATACCTATCCGGAACAGACTCGCGGTGACCATCTTTCGAAGATCCGCATGGAAGAGTGGGAATCGCAGGCCAAACGCTTTGAAGGTGAAGGCGGGCTTCGCGCGATCGACGCGGGGATGCGCTTCACGATTACCGATCATCCGGAACACGATCAGGATGCGGCGGCTGAGCGCGAGTTCGCGACCATCGAGGTCGTGTGGACGATCCTGAACAACCTGCCGCTTTCCGGGCATGAGACTAACTATCCGCACAGCCTGTCCCGCGAACTGAAACAGGCTCAGGCTGCCGACTCAGGCGGTACGTTTAAGGTGGCAAATGCCGACGGCTCGACGGGTTTCTATCGGGTCGAGATCGAGGCGCAGCGCACGACGGTGCCGTACCGCAGCCCGTTCGAACACCACAAGCCGGACGCGAAACTGGAAACGGCGATTGTGGTCGGTCCGAAGGGAGCCGAGGCATATACCGACGAGCTGAACCGGATCAAGGTCATGTTTGTGTGGGACCGGATCAACCAGGGCGATGAGCGGGCGTCATGCTGGGTGCGCGTAGCGCAGTCGGATACGGGTGATGGTTACGGCTCGGTGCACATGCCGCGCGCGGGGGAGGAGCTGCTGATCGGTTATGTCGGAAACGATATCGACCGGCCGATTGCGCTTTATCGCGTCTACAACGGCGCAGCGCAGCCGCAATGGCATTCGAACGGCCTGCTCTCGGGCTTCCGGTCGAAGGAGTTCTCGGGCGACGGTTTCAATCACCTCGCACTGGATGATTCAACCGGCCAGAACCGTATGCAGCTTTACAGCAGCAGTGCGAATTCCCAGCTCCACCTCGGATATCTGATCAACCAGAGCGGCAACAGCCGTGGCAACTTTCTCGGCAGCGGCTTCGACCTGAGTTCGGACGCGTATGGGGCACTTCGCGCTGGCCAAGGGCTGTACGTGTCAACCCATCCATTATCGAGTCAACCACTCGATGCGCGCCAGGCCAGCAGCCAGCTCGTCGGTTCCGAGGGCATGCTCGATGCGTCGTCGCAGGCAAGCGAAGCCTCGCAGGCCGAAAGTCTGAAGGATGGGTACGACTCGTTGAAGAGCTTCACCGATGCAACACAGTACAGCGCGTCCGGCGCCACGGGTAGCGGCGGTGTGACCGCCGGCGGCGGTACCGGCAACGCCAATGCGTTCTCGCAGCCGGTAATGCTGTTTGCCGCACCCGCGGGCATAGCGCTGTCGACACAGAAGTCGGCTCACATTGGCACGGACCAGCACATCAACCTGGTCAGTGGCCAGAGCACGCATATCGCGACCGGTAAATCGCTGATCGCGAGCGCTGGCCAGAAACTCAGTCTGTTCGTGCAGAACGCCGGGATGAAACTCTTTGCGGCGAAGGGCAAGGTCGAAGTGCAGGCGCGTGCGGACAACGTCGAACTGAGTGCGCAGAAGTCGCTGCTGCTGGCTTCGGTGACGGAGAAAGTCGTGATGGCGGCCAAGGATGAAGTCTTGCTGACGTCGGGGGGCGGCTATATCCGCATCAAGGATGGCAACATCGAGATCCACGCACCGGGCAAGCTTGACTTCAAGGGAAGTCAACACAGCTTCGCTGGCCCTGTCAGTGAACCGTATCCGCTGACGCCATTCGAACCGCCGTACCAGAGGCAGTACGTCCTGAAAAGTGAAAAGGACGGTGCACCGATGATCCAGCACGCGTACCAGCTGAAACTGGCTTCTGGACGCACCTTGTCCGGCCACACAAACGATCTGGGTGAAACGGTGCCGGTGTATACGCCGAACGCGCAGGGCGTGAATCTGAAAGCGTTTGAGCAGGATAAACAGGACGTAAAGCCGTGGAAATATGCTGGCGGTGGGCAACCCGACATATGGGCCGATTATCTGAAAGATGTCGGTGACGGACACGCGTAA
- a CDS encoding DNA cytosine methyltransferase yields the protein MNKVRKNNEGIKTLSLFTGAGGLDIGFHQAGFNVVACVEIEAAYSKSLDANKKIGKYISTTTKVHNLDIREFDPAIYVDQGIECVIGGPPCQTFSAAGRRSGGVLGTSDARGRLFESYCKILKAIQPKVFVFENVYGLPGANDGGPWKEIREAFHKLGYELRAEVLDAADYGVPQHRERLIIVGYKEGEGNFEFPMPTHGPDSTDGQPLVSVFNAIDDLQDDEEPYHELDGLYGHLLSLVPEGLNYAFFTREMGYPKPYFAWRSKFHDFLYKVDRRTPSRTIKAQPGKFTGPFHWKNRHFKVDELKRLQTFPDDYEIVGTYAKIMEQVGNSVPPRLAETIATSVREQLLRPSRKLTYVKRGAEFKSTFRQRQRERTVLFKERAAEEVAARFPNVQILDENILERSSSYFVGFKGLFSRQRAENLSQFELDRNYYSVVFSQKRDAISLKITPVSAVTRRSRDLKISLLGLSKYLLHIDSVTVDAKFSDLDDVFRIWAVIEEALKANSQFFSLIDIYGHYANRGDTVKIATEINSTRKSKLERAIEFFGCSENCGEFVTVEFAAAALNVKKEEVTEVILDMRSHRWDVRTPDTHNTIRQLGVLCTYPFPLLSDKAQLERRVTDSIVA from the coding sequence GGACGCAAATAAAAAAATCGGCAAATATATTTCCACAACGACAAAAGTCCATAATTTAGATATTCGGGAATTTGATCCGGCTATCTATGTCGATCAAGGAATCGAGTGCGTCATCGGCGGGCCTCCTTGCCAGACGTTCTCCGCTGCTGGTCGGCGTTCAGGAGGAGTGTTAGGAACCTCAGACGCGAGAGGGCGGCTATTCGAGTCGTATTGCAAGATTCTTAAGGCGATCCAACCAAAGGTGTTTGTTTTCGAGAACGTGTATGGGCTCCCGGGCGCGAACGATGGCGGCCCATGGAAAGAAATACGCGAAGCGTTTCATAAATTAGGCTATGAATTGAGAGCAGAAGTGTTGGACGCCGCCGATTACGGCGTTCCACAGCACCGGGAGCGCTTGATCATTGTCGGGTACAAGGAAGGAGAGGGAAATTTTGAATTTCCTATGCCGACTCATGGGCCTGACTCTACTGACGGTCAACCCCTGGTAAGTGTGTTCAACGCAATCGACGATCTTCAAGACGACGAAGAGCCGTATCACGAGTTGGATGGCCTCTATGGGCACCTTTTATCCTTGGTTCCCGAGGGGCTGAATTACGCCTTTTTTACTCGCGAAATGGGTTACCCGAAACCTTATTTCGCTTGGCGTTCTAAATTTCACGATTTCCTCTATAAGGTGGATCGACGCACGCCTAGTCGGACCATTAAGGCTCAGCCCGGAAAGTTTACCGGCCCATTTCATTGGAAGAATCGTCATTTCAAGGTTGATGAATTAAAGCGGTTGCAAACGTTTCCCGACGATTATGAAATAGTCGGAACATACGCGAAAATAATGGAACAGGTAGGGAATTCCGTCCCTCCTCGACTGGCCGAGACAATTGCGACATCCGTGCGTGAGCAATTACTTCGCCCTTCGCGGAAACTTACATATGTGAAGCGAGGCGCCGAATTCAAATCGACCTTTCGTCAGCGGCAGCGCGAAAGAACGGTACTCTTCAAAGAGCGTGCTGCTGAGGAAGTTGCTGCTCGCTTTCCGAACGTACAAATCTTGGACGAAAATATACTTGAACGGTCAAGCTCTTACTTCGTAGGTTTTAAGGGGCTTTTTTCACGTCAACGGGCCGAAAATCTGTCTCAATTCGAGCTAGATCGGAATTATTACAGCGTTGTATTTTCGCAGAAAAGAGATGCTATTTCGTTGAAGATTACCCCGGTTAGCGCCGTCACACGTAGATCTCGTGACCTCAAAATATCTTTGCTCGGATTGTCAAAATACTTGTTGCACATCGATTCGGTAACAGTGGATGCCAAATTCTCCGATCTGGATGATGTTTTCAGAATTTGGGCTGTAATTGAAGAGGCGCTTAAAGCAAACAGCCAGTTTTTTAGTTTGATCGATATTTACGGTCATTATGCGAATCGAGGTGATACCGTAAAGATAGCTACTGAAATAAATTCAACTAGAAAATCGAAGTTAGAGCGTGCCATTGAGTTTTTTGGTTGCTCCGAAAACTGTGGTGAATTTGTTACAGTGGAATTCGCTGCTGCGGCGCTCAATGTGAAGAAAGAGGAAGTGACTGAGGTAATTCTCGATATGCGGTCTCATCGCTGGGATGTTAGAACGCCGGATACGCATAATACGATTCGACAATTGGGCGTTCTCTGCACATATCCGTTTCCTCTGCTCTCGGACAAAGCGCAACTGGAACGTCGCGTTACGGACAGCATAGTCGCATGA